From one Paenibacillus sp. FSL K6-1330 genomic stretch:
- the trmD gene encoding tRNA (guanosine(37)-N1)-methyltransferase TrmD, whose amino-acid sequence MRIDVLTLFPEMFDGVFHSSILGKAAEKQIVNLNAINFRQYAGNKHSQVDDTPYGGGGGMVLKPDPIFAAVEDILASDTDEISNHEDGANPAGEIPVEISGTAKPPRVILMCPQGETFTQKKAEELSQEDHLVFICGHYEGYDERIREFLVTDELSIGDYVLTGGELPAMVAIDSVVRLLPGVLGNETSAVTDSFSTGLLEYPHYTRPAEFRGWKVPDILLSGHHANIDVWRREQALKRTWERRPELLDKLELSKQDRAYLDKLQREAGSS is encoded by the coding sequence ATGCGGATCGATGTGCTGACGCTGTTCCCCGAGATGTTCGATGGTGTGTTTCATTCGAGTATTCTGGGTAAAGCAGCCGAAAAACAAATTGTGAACTTGAATGCCATCAACTTCCGCCAGTATGCCGGAAATAAGCACAGTCAGGTTGATGATACTCCATATGGCGGCGGTGGGGGGATGGTGTTAAAGCCGGACCCGATTTTTGCTGCGGTAGAGGATATCCTTGCTTCTGATACGGATGAAATTTCGAATCATGAGGATGGGGCTAATCCTGCCGGAGAGATTCCAGTGGAAATTTCCGGAACAGCCAAGCCTCCGCGAGTCATTCTGATGTGTCCGCAAGGAGAGACCTTTACGCAGAAAAAGGCCGAAGAGTTGTCTCAGGAAGACCATCTGGTGTTTATATGCGGGCATTACGAAGGTTATGATGAACGGATTCGCGAGTTTCTTGTTACCGATGAGTTATCCATCGGGGATTACGTGCTTACCGGTGGAGAGCTGCCAGCGATGGTTGCCATCGATTCTGTGGTCCGATTGCTGCCGGGTGTACTAGGCAATGAAACGTCAGCGGTGACGGATTCATTCAGTACTGGCCTGCTGGAATATCCGCACTATACCCGTCCGGCTGAGTTTCGCGGCTGGAAAGTGCCGGATATTTTGTTAAGCGGTCATCATGCAAATATTGACGTGTGGCGTCGGGAACAGGCGCTTAAGCGGACATGGGAGCGTCGCCCTGAGTTGTTAGACAAGCTGGAGTTGTCCAAGCAGGATCGGGCATATTTAGACAAGCTTCAGCGAGAAGCGGGATCCTCATAA
- the rimM gene encoding ribosome maturation factor RimM (Essential for efficient processing of 16S rRNA) translates to MSEKLLTVGKIVNTHGIRGEVKVMPHTDFADQRFAPKSQLYIVPDKGSKIEVTVDTSRFHKNMYIVKFKELHGINDAEKYKGSLLKITADLQEELPENEYYFHEIIGCKVMTDEDPAEELGLITEILTPGANDVWVVKTPEGKEVLLPAIPDVVLDVDKESKLVRVHLMEGLL, encoded by the coding sequence ATGTCTGAAAAGTTGTTAACTGTAGGGAAAATCGTGAATACGCACGGCATCCGCGGGGAAGTTAAAGTCATGCCGCATACGGATTTTGCCGACCAGCGATTTGCTCCAAAGAGCCAGTTGTATATTGTCCCGGACAAGGGGAGCAAGATTGAAGTAACGGTGGATACATCTCGTTTTCATAAAAACATGTATATCGTTAAATTCAAGGAGCTGCATGGCATCAATGATGCTGAAAAATATAAGGGCTCGCTGCTGAAGATCACAGCAGATCTTCAGGAAGAGCTTCCAGAGAACGAGTACTATTTCCATGAGATCATTGGCTGCAAGGTGATGACCGACGAAGACCCTGCCGAGGAGCTTGGCTTGATCACCGAAATTTTGACCCCAGGCGCGAATGATGTGTGGGTTGTCAAGACACCTGAGGGAAAAGAAGTTCTCCTTCCGGCCATACCGGATGTCGTACTTGATGTAGACAAGGAATCGAAGCTTGTTCGGGTGCATCTCATGGAAGGGTTGTTATAG
- a CDS encoding KH domain-containing protein, which translates to MEELVRVIAKALVDHPEDVTVKTVEKEHLIVYELYVHPDDVGKVIGKQGRIAKSLRTVVTSAAVKMDKRVTVDIIS; encoded by the coding sequence ATGGAAGAATTAGTTCGCGTTATTGCTAAGGCTTTAGTGGATCATCCAGAAGATGTGACTGTGAAAACCGTTGAGAAGGAGCACTTGATTGTATATGAGCTGTACGTGCATCCTGACGATGTCGGGAAGGTCATAGGCAAACAAGGGCGTATCGCCAAATCATTGCGTACAGTCGTAACATCGGCGGCGGTTAAAATGGATAAACGGGTGACCGTTGATATCATTTCTTAA
- the rpsP gene encoding 30S ribosomal protein S16 — MAVRIRLKRMGAHKAPFYRVVVSDSRSPRDGRFIEEIGYYNPVAQPAEVKIDEEKALNWLQNGAQASDTVRNLLSKAGVMKKFHELKHQK; from the coding sequence ATGGCAGTACGTATTCGTCTGAAACGCATGGGTGCTCACAAGGCTCCTTTCTACCGCGTGGTGGTTTCTGATTCCCGTTCCCCACGTGATGGCCGTTTTATCGAGGAAATCGGTTATTACAATCCGGTTGCTCAACCGGCTGAAGTTAAAATCGATGAAGAGAAAGCACTGAACTGGCTTCAAAATGGTGCGCAAGCATCTGACACGGTTCGCAACTTGCTTAGCAAAGCGGGCGTAATGAAGAAGTTTCATGAGCTGAAGCATCAGAAATAA
- the ffh gene encoding signal recognition particle protein, with amino-acid sequence MAFEGLTSRLQNVFSKLRGKGKVSEEDVTAAMREVRLALLEADVNFKVVKDFVSKVKEKAIGKEVMDSFTPGMVIIDIVNKELTELMGGSQAKLAKSNKPPTVIMMAGLQGAGKTTTSGKLAKLLQKQNSRPLLVAGDIYRPAAIKQLEVLGDQINVPVFSLGDKTSPVEIAKQGLQHAKDNGHDYVIIDTAGRLHVDEELMEELKQIHSVVNPDEVLLVVDAMTGQDAVNVAESFNQQLTLTGVVLTKLDGDTRGGAALSVKAVTGCPIKFAALGEKIDALEPFHPERMASRILGMGDMLSLIEKAQSNIDADKAKEMERKMRNAEFTFEDFLEQMDQVKKLGPLDQLMDMIPGMGKMKQAKDLKVDEKQMGRIEAIVHSMTTAEKQQPDIINHNRRKRIAAGSGTSLAEVNRLIKQFDEMRRVMKQFSDMMGPKGGKNKAMKQLKGLTGGKGMKFPFR; translated from the coding sequence ATGGCGTTTGAAGGATTGACCAGCAGACTACAGAATGTGTTCAGCAAGCTTCGTGGTAAAGGCAAGGTGTCCGAAGAAGATGTAACAGCCGCCATGCGTGAAGTCAGGCTCGCGCTTCTCGAAGCCGACGTTAACTTCAAAGTGGTTAAGGATTTCGTATCCAAAGTAAAAGAGAAGGCCATCGGCAAGGAAGTGATGGACAGCTTTACGCCCGGCATGGTGATCATTGACATCGTTAATAAAGAGCTGACGGAGTTGATGGGAGGAAGCCAAGCCAAACTGGCGAAGAGCAATAAGCCGCCAACGGTCATTATGATGGCTGGTTTGCAAGGTGCCGGTAAGACAACGACTTCGGGCAAGCTGGCCAAGCTGCTTCAGAAGCAGAACAGCCGACCGCTGCTTGTTGCCGGCGATATCTATCGTCCTGCTGCGATCAAGCAGCTCGAAGTACTCGGTGATCAGATCAACGTGCCGGTGTTCTCCCTGGGAGATAAGACAAGCCCAGTGGAAATCGCGAAGCAAGGCCTCCAGCATGCCAAAGATAATGGTCACGATTATGTCATTATCGATACTGCTGGTCGCCTTCATGTCGATGAAGAGCTGATGGAAGAATTGAAGCAGATTCATAGCGTCGTAAATCCTGACGAAGTTCTGCTTGTCGTTGACGCAATGACGGGTCAGGATGCGGTGAACGTCGCGGAAAGCTTCAACCAGCAATTGACGCTGACAGGTGTCGTACTCACGAAGCTGGACGGGGATACCCGAGGCGGTGCCGCCCTCTCGGTTAAGGCGGTTACCGGATGTCCGATCAAATTCGCGGCGCTTGGCGAGAAGATTGATGCGCTGGAGCCGTTCCATCCAGAACGGATGGCATCGCGGATTCTCGGAATGGGCGATATGCTGTCTCTTATCGAGAAAGCACAATCGAACATTGATGCAGACAAGGCCAAGGAAATGGAACGTAAAATGCGTAATGCCGAATTTACGTTCGAGGATTTCCTGGAGCAGATGGATCAGGTCAAGAAGCTCGGTCCTCTGGATCAGCTGATGGATATGATTCCGGGCATGGGCAAGATGAAGCAAGCCAAGGATCTCAAGGTTGACGAGAAGCAGATGGGACGCATCGAGGCAATTGTCCACTCCATGACAACGGCGGAGAAGCAGCAGCCTGATATCATCAATCACAACCGTCGTAAACGGATTGCGGCAGGCAGCGGAACCTCGCTGGCTGAAGTGAACCGGCTCATCAAGCAGTTTGACGAAATGCGCCGCGTGATGAAGCAGTTCTCGGATATGATGGGTCCTAAAGGCGGCAAGAACAAAGCGATGAAACAGCTAAAAGGCTTGACTGGTGGGAAAGGCATGAAGTTTCCATTCCGTTAA
- a CDS encoding putative DNA-binding protein, with product MSQENRLEKTNRINLLFDFYEQLLTEKQQTFLKYYFHDDFSLGEIAGEFEISRQAVYEHIKRAEQVLESYEEKLGLLSKHETRIRELDKFREMVESSDLGEHDKNVMTDMVERLKVWD from the coding sequence ATGAGTCAGGAGAATCGGCTCGAGAAGACGAACCGGATCAATTTGCTGTTCGATTTCTATGAGCAGCTGCTGACAGAGAAACAGCAGACCTTTTTGAAATATTATTTCCATGATGATTTTTCCCTTGGAGAAATCGCAGGTGAATTTGAGATTAGTCGTCAGGCCGTCTATGAACATATCAAGCGTGCAGAGCAGGTGCTCGAGTCCTATGAAGAGAAGTTGGGGCTCCTGAGCAAGCATGAGACGCGCATCCGGGAGCTGGATAAGTTTCGGGAAATGGTGGAGAGTAGCGACCTGGGTGAACATGATAAGAATGTAATGACCGATATGGTTGAGCGATTAAAAGTATGGGATTAA
- a CDS encoding hemolysin III family protein, producing the protein MANTYTYPRREEIANAITHGIGAALSVAALVLLIVFSSLKGTAWHVVSFTIYGSTMLLLYLSSTLVHGLRDGKAKDFFEFMDHSSIYLFIAGTYTPFLLVAIRGTLGWSLFGIVWGVALFGVVFKAFFVKKFLFLSTVFYIAMGWLIVIAWNPLTAVVAPQGMNLLAIGGVLYTLGTIFYVWRGFPYHHAIWHLFVLAGSILHFFAILIYLLPIG; encoded by the coding sequence ATGGCCAATACTTACACATATCCACGCAGAGAAGAGATAGCGAATGCAATAACACATGGCATAGGAGCGGCATTAAGCGTTGCAGCACTGGTGCTCCTGATTGTTTTTTCAAGTTTGAAGGGCACTGCCTGGCATGTGGTTAGCTTTACGATCTACGGATCGACGATGCTCCTGCTGTATTTGAGCTCAACGCTCGTACACGGCTTGAGAGACGGGAAAGCTAAGGATTTCTTTGAGTTTATGGACCACTCCTCCATTTACTTGTTTATCGCAGGGACGTATACGCCTTTCCTGCTGGTTGCCATCCGGGGAACGCTGGGCTGGAGTCTCTTCGGGATTGTATGGGGCGTTGCGCTGTTTGGTGTCGTATTTAAAGCATTCTTCGTCAAGAAGTTTCTGTTCCTCTCCACGGTATTTTACATTGCGATGGGCTGGTTGATCGTCATTGCCTGGAATCCGTTAACGGCGGTTGTAGCGCCGCAAGGTATGAATTTACTTGCCATTGGGGGCGTGCTGTACACGCTGGGCACTATATTCTATGTATGGCGGGGTTTTCCTTACCATCATGCCATCTGGCATTTGTTTGTGCTGGCGGGTTCGATTCTCCACTTTTTTGCGATACTGATCTACCTTCTTCCTATCGGTTGA
- the wecB gene encoding UDP-N-acetylglucosamine 2-epimerase (non-hydrolyzing), whose protein sequence is MAPLVKELESAPGLTPIVCVTAQHRAMLDQVLRFFEIQTQTDLNIMKEGQSLYSLSADLLKGMEKVFQARKYDLVLVHGDTTTAFIGALAAYYAKIPVGHVEAGLRTYDKYAPFPEEMNREWIGRVADMHFAPTALSASNLKAENRSAHVYVTGNTGIDAMKWTLQAPFEHPIQSKLRKNSRLILMTMHRRENWGEPMKGVFEAVKRVIQKHPDIEVIYPVHPNPVLQEAVAQELEGHERIHLTEPLDVVDLHHIMQRSYLVLTDSGGIQEEAPSLGKPVLVLRDKTERPEGVTAGTLKCVGTKCEAVQAGIEQLLTDKEAYHSMARAHNPFGDGTASRQIVSAIQQFFQSQGG, encoded by the coding sequence ATGGCACCTTTGGTCAAGGAATTGGAGTCAGCCCCGGGTTTAACTCCAATCGTATGCGTAACCGCACAGCACCGGGCGATGTTGGATCAGGTGCTTCGTTTTTTTGAAATCCAGACGCAAACGGATCTGAATATCATGAAGGAAGGGCAATCCTTATACAGTCTGAGCGCTGATCTGCTAAAAGGGATGGAGAAGGTATTCCAAGCGAGAAAATATGATCTTGTGCTGGTCCACGGGGATACAACGACAGCATTTATCGGTGCTTTAGCAGCTTATTACGCGAAGATTCCGGTGGGACATGTGGAAGCAGGGCTGCGGACGTATGATAAATACGCGCCGTTTCCAGAGGAGATGAACCGCGAGTGGATCGGCAGAGTGGCTGATATGCACTTTGCCCCGACGGCGCTGTCCGCATCAAATCTCAAAGCTGAGAACCGTTCGGCTCACGTATATGTAACGGGAAACACGGGAATCGATGCGATGAAGTGGACGCTTCAGGCTCCTTTTGAGCATCCGATACAGAGCAAGTTACGGAAAAATAGCCGATTAATACTGATGACCATGCATCGCAGGGAAAACTGGGGAGAACCGATGAAAGGGGTATTTGAGGCAGTGAAGCGGGTGATCCAAAAGCACCCTGATATTGAAGTGATATATCCGGTCCATCCAAACCCTGTGCTGCAGGAGGCGGTCGCGCAAGAGCTTGAGGGGCACGAGCGAATTCACTTGACCGAACCGCTCGATGTGGTAGATCTGCATCATATCATGCAGCGTTCCTATCTGGTCTTGACGGATTCCGGCGGCATACAGGAGGAAGCGCCGTCACTAGGGAAGCCGGTTCTGGTACTGAGGGATAAAACCGAGCGCCCGGAAGGAGTCACGGCCGGTACTCTAAAATGCGTCGGTACGAAGTGTGAAGCGGTTCAGGCTGGAATAGAGCAGCTGCTGACGGATAAGGAAGCGTACCACAGCATGGCAAGAGCCCATAATCCGTTTGGCGACGGCACTGCGTCCCGCCAAATCGTCAGCGCCATTCAGCAATTTTTCCAATCGCAGGGAGGCTGA
- a CDS encoding glycosyltransferase translates to MAVIIYPRTMNWSYMKQRPQQLMTQLGALGHQVFFENLAPLDKEFKEVEPNVFLFTDTKTFLHKKLPALRKEHPIVVWTTWSKLRTRISTLFKPDITIYDCCDEFPHWAKYEPKMIDEADHVVCTAEVIHTRLSLAYPDKPLTLIPNGADSSFFHIPFSERPADLPPGPVVAYIGAWAYWVDHELFAKAALRFPNVQFVSIGAPYGSSGDYSKLPNVHILGEKPHQELKRYLTHIDVALIPFQYHPITLATNPVKAYEYMASGVRVLSTALPECIAMEPHVTTATTHDDFLGKLSSMLHHPDTAEHKLARIAYARENRWVERGLKADQVIRQAILDKGMSSH, encoded by the coding sequence TTGGCTGTTATCATTTATCCGAGAACGATGAACTGGTCGTATATGAAACAGAGACCGCAGCAGCTTATGACTCAATTGGGGGCGCTTGGTCATCAGGTTTTCTTCGAAAACCTGGCACCGCTGGATAAGGAGTTCAAAGAAGTGGAACCGAATGTGTTCCTATTCACAGATACCAAAACATTTCTGCACAAAAAACTGCCTGCCCTTCGCAAAGAACATCCGATTGTCGTCTGGACGACGTGGTCTAAACTCCGGACTCGCATTTCCACTCTCTTTAAGCCCGACATTACGATCTACGACTGCTGCGATGAATTTCCGCATTGGGCTAAGTATGAACCCAAAATGATTGACGAGGCGGACCATGTCGTATGTACCGCAGAGGTGATTCACACCCGGTTGTCCCTGGCTTATCCGGACAAACCGCTCACCCTGATCCCGAATGGCGCTGACTCCTCATTTTTTCATATTCCATTCAGTGAAAGGCCCGCCGATCTCCCTCCGGGTCCTGTTGTCGCTTATATCGGCGCCTGGGCGTATTGGGTAGATCATGAGCTGTTTGCTAAGGCGGCCCTTCGTTTTCCAAACGTCCAATTCGTTTCCATTGGAGCTCCTTACGGCAGCTCCGGCGATTATTCGAAGCTTCCCAATGTGCATATACTCGGTGAAAAGCCGCACCAGGAGCTCAAACGTTATCTGACTCATATTGACGTTGCTTTGATCCCCTTCCAATACCATCCGATTACGCTGGCAACCAATCCAGTCAAGGCGTACGAGTATATGGCATCCGGTGTTCGCGTACTATCAACAGCTCTGCCGGAATGCATTGCCATGGAGCCGCATGTTACCACAGCGACAACCCATGATGATTTCTTGGGCAAGCTGTCCTCCATGCTGCATCACCCGGATACAGCAGAGCATAAGCTGGCACGCATTGCCTACGCCAGAGAGAATCGCTGGGTTGAACGCGGATTGAAAGCCGATCAAGTGATTCGGCAGGCCATCCTGGACAAAGGCATGAGCTCCCATTGA
- a CDS encoding glycosyltransferase gives MKPYAKLCTQPFGYRATDTFAYRKQIIQEISQIDREWILWGGNLSFSNKSAQTSIPMPTPIPDHIVCICMNGAPLYWRKSWLLAALTYWNNRLPAAKFLPYDLLPEDPSLTMHLDPTQNPPYQKDLEYILPILSATRMRNNTTSSKGSLSPEIPQQPVVSILMSIHNMKNTLGWSIRSVLAQSSDNWELLIGDDGSEDDSLEEACAYLDSRIRVLSQSRNRGKAIMMNRLLFEANGQYILELDGDDWLAPDAAALLSKALDNNPDSRMATGRYGCWERTRQFGPLWRRNVDSGKLYSAWSTSLNRTNLHGHPLVPRMYRKSSLIDIGGWWDREDRFGRIFEDIDVIARLLKHSSPIQVDAVLYHRVIYGSSTSQRNRNLFEAWCQQAHKS, from the coding sequence TTGAAACCTTATGCCAAACTATGTACGCAGCCATTCGGCTACAGAGCCACCGATACGTTTGCCTATCGCAAACAAATTATTCAGGAAATCTCACAAATAGACCGTGAGTGGATTCTATGGGGCGGTAACTTGTCCTTTTCCAATAAGAGCGCACAGACTTCCATTCCGATGCCAACCCCAATTCCAGATCATATTGTCTGTATATGCATGAACGGTGCCCCGCTGTATTGGAGAAAATCCTGGCTGCTTGCTGCTCTTACCTACTGGAATAACAGGCTTCCGGCTGCCAAATTTCTGCCTTACGACCTGCTGCCTGAAGACCCAAGCCTTACGATGCATCTGGACCCAACGCAAAATCCTCCGTATCAAAAGGATCTGGAGTATATTCTCCCTATTCTGTCCGCAACAAGGATGCGAAATAACACCACCAGCTCCAAAGGGTCTTTATCCCCTGAAATTCCTCAGCAGCCTGTCGTCTCCATTCTGATGAGCATCCACAATATGAAGAACACTTTAGGCTGGAGCATCCGTTCCGTGTTGGCACAATCAAGCGATAACTGGGAGCTGCTAATAGGTGATGACGGCTCTGAAGACGATAGTCTGGAGGAAGCCTGTGCTTATCTTGACAGCAGAATTCGGGTTCTGTCTCAATCGCGTAACCGCGGAAAGGCGATCATGATGAATCGGCTGCTTTTCGAAGCAAATGGTCAATATATTCTGGAATTGGATGGCGATGACTGGCTGGCTCCCGATGCGGCCGCACTCCTGTCCAAAGCGCTTGACAACAATCCGGACAGCAGGATGGCCACGGGCCGGTATGGATGCTGGGAACGCACCCGGCAGTTCGGTCCTCTATGGAGAAGAAACGTTGATTCGGGCAAGCTTTATTCGGCGTGGTCTACTTCCTTAAATCGAACGAATCTACACGGCCACCCGCTCGTCCCCCGTATGTATCGAAAGTCATCCCTAATCGACATTGGCGGCTGGTGGGATCGGGAGGATCGCTTCGGACGTATCTTCGAAGATATCGATGTCATTGCCAGGCTTCTTAAGCACAGCTCACCGATTCAGGTCGATGCCGTATTGTATCATCGCGTCATTTATGGCAGCAGTACCAGCCAACGTAACCGCAACCTCTTCGAAGCCTGGTGTCAGCAAGCACACAAGAGTTAG
- a CDS encoding polysaccharide pyruvyl transferase family protein, producing MHIAASGYYGMGNFGDDLFLHTLRQVFHDHHVYPWNSRLDPRQTDAFIIGGGDLITPYSFSPYYFPPQLVGQPTWVYGVGIVDAYPEHTWPEEQVSAYRDIISKANRAVFRDERSSAIAKRAGFHRNVETAPDMVFGYRQPDIPVKRFSKRPTIGVVVFSYASFPMDNMTKLLAHLIAKGYHAVLIPVIHHPGNAYSDYNTCLQLQQKVKESTPAASIETLPFLMDIELTYRFIQSVDYLISFKLHPSLAALRGGKPVLALSTMSKVHSLLSSFHLGQYFTDYRQPLDVLVDKTETFLKYGPGHVQQIMPLIRAAEEESTASLLELKRHIEEHNRW from the coding sequence ATGCATATTGCCGCTTCCGGGTACTATGGAATGGGAAACTTCGGTGATGATTTATTTCTTCACACCCTTCGCCAAGTATTCCATGATCATCACGTCTATCCCTGGAACTCCCGATTGGATCCCCGTCAGACGGATGCCTTCATCATCGGTGGCGGAGATTTAATTACACCCTACTCGTTCAGTCCCTATTACTTCCCCCCTCAGCTCGTAGGACAGCCCACTTGGGTCTATGGCGTCGGCATTGTGGATGCCTACCCCGAACACACCTGGCCTGAAGAGCAGGTATCCGCCTATCGGGATATCATTTCCAAGGCAAACCGCGCGGTGTTCCGGGATGAACGATCGTCGGCCATCGCCAAGCGGGCAGGCTTCCACCGGAATGTCGAAACAGCCCCTGACATGGTATTCGGCTATCGTCAGCCCGATATCCCGGTGAAACGTTTCTCTAAACGTCCAACGATTGGCGTCGTTGTGTTTTCCTATGCATCATTTCCGATGGACAACATGACCAAACTGCTGGCACATCTTATCGCCAAAGGCTATCATGCCGTCCTTATCCCGGTCATTCATCATCCGGGCAACGCGTACTCCGATTACAACACATGTCTGCAATTGCAGCAAAAGGTAAAGGAGTCTACACCCGCTGCTTCCATTGAGACGCTGCCGTTTCTTATGGACATTGAGCTCACTTACCGGTTCATTCAATCTGTCGACTATTTGATATCTTTTAAGCTTCACCCGTCGCTAGCCGCTTTACGTGGCGGCAAGCCTGTACTGGCGCTTAGCACCATGAGCAAAGTGCATAGCCTGCTGAGCTCTTTTCATCTCGGTCAGTACTTTACGGATTATCGTCAGCCGCTTGATGTTCTGGTCGATAAAACCGAAACCTTCCTTAAATACGGCCCTGGTCATGTGCAGCAGATTATGCCCCTGATCCGCGCAGCGGAGGAAGAAAGCACCGCTTCGCTTTTAGAATTAAAGAGGCATATCGAAGAGCACAACCGTTGGTAA
- the ftsY gene encoding signal recognition particle-docking protein FtsY → MSFFKKLKESISSKTENVTKQFRDGLEKTRKGFIEKVSDLVIRRKKIDEEFYEELEEILIGADVGVNTVMDLMDDLRAEVKKRRIEDAADLQPVLSEKLMGLLRDDSSNELRENPDGITVILFVGVNGVGKTTTIGKLAHRYKQEGKKVLLAAGDTFRAGAIEQLEVWGERVGVEVIKQQPGSDPAAVMFDAVQAAKQRQADVLLCDTAGRLQNKTNLMEELNKIFRVIQREIPSAPHEVLMVLDATTGQNALSQAKLFGEKSGVTGLVLTKLDGTAKGGIVIAIRQELNLPVKLVGLGEKMGDLQTFDSEQFVHALFAGLIKEEENAVEQQD, encoded by the coding sequence ATGAGCTTTTTTAAGAAGTTAAAAGAGAGCATTTCCAGCAAAACGGAAAATGTAACAAAACAGTTCCGCGACGGACTCGAGAAAACCCGGAAGGGTTTTATCGAGAAAGTGTCGGACCTGGTGATTCGCCGAAAAAAAATCGATGAAGAATTCTACGAGGAATTGGAAGAGATTCTGATTGGTGCTGATGTCGGCGTGAATACCGTGATGGATCTGATGGACGATCTTCGTGCCGAAGTGAAGAAACGGCGGATTGAAGACGCTGCCGATCTGCAGCCAGTATTGTCAGAGAAGCTGATGGGACTCCTTCGTGATGACAGCAGCAATGAACTGCGGGAGAATCCGGATGGCATTACGGTCATTCTGTTTGTCGGCGTTAACGGAGTCGGTAAAACAACTACGATTGGCAAGCTGGCGCATCGTTACAAGCAGGAGGGCAAGAAGGTTTTGCTCGCAGCGGGCGACACGTTCCGTGCAGGTGCGATTGAACAGCTGGAAGTATGGGGAGAACGGGTTGGCGTTGAAGTCATTAAACAGCAGCCCGGCTCAGACCCGGCAGCTGTTATGTTCGATGCCGTTCAAGCAGCCAAGCAGCGGCAAGCGGATGTTCTGCTCTGTGATACGGCGGGACGCCTTCAGAACAAAACGAATCTGATGGAAGAGTTGAATAAAATCTTCCGCGTCATTCAACGCGAAATTCCGAGTGCCCCGCATGAGGTACTGATGGTCCTTGATGCGACGACAGGACAGAATGCGTTGAGCCAAGCGAAGCTGTTTGGGGAGAAGAGCGGCGTGACCGGCCTCGTATTAACCAAGCTGGATGGCACGGCTAAGGGCGGCATCGTGATCGCGATTCGTCAAGAGTTGAATCTTCCGGTGAAACTGGTAGGCTTGGGAGAGAAAATGGGCGACCTCCAGACCTTTGACTCCGAGCAGTTCGTTCATGCCCTCTTCGCGGGTTTGATTAAAGAAGAAGAGAATGCTGTAGAACAACAAGACTAG